Proteins from a single region of Synechococcus sp. WH 8109:
- a CDS encoding MFS transporter: MLAYGLGDAGTGLAATQLGFYLFPFFICAAGLPAFIAGSLLTVSKVWDALNDPLIGWLSDHTHSRWGPRLPWMLTAALPLGITLTAMWWVPPGDTLQRTTYYAVMAVLLMTAYTSVNLPYAALSTELTPDTAIRTRLNAARFTGSILAGLSGLIVASVVLTEGGGGYLAMGRITGSIAATTTLLCCWGLAPYAKRAQRPVPNNEPPMQQLKRVMTNPRFRQVLGLYLLLWFGLQLMQVVALIWLVQVVHVPANLSTWILLPFQIAALLGLQIWSNLSNRIGRVATLRWGAGLWISACLLSMLFPPLAADPGPLQLLPLVGLIALVGVGAATAYLIPWSLLPDAIDADPSKPAGLYTAWMVFGQKLIIGLTMSVFGSLLSLTGYISAKGGNCSGALSFIEQPDSALLAIRLCMGLIPAILVLLGLVVMRGWPERGARLQKDTG, from the coding sequence ATGCTGGCCTACGGCCTGGGCGACGCCGGGACCGGACTTGCGGCCACCCAACTAGGCTTCTATCTCTTCCCGTTTTTTATCTGCGCCGCTGGCCTGCCGGCCTTCATCGCCGGCTCTCTGCTAACGGTGAGCAAGGTTTGGGATGCGCTTAATGATCCGTTGATTGGCTGGCTCAGCGATCACACTCACAGCCGCTGGGGCCCGCGTCTGCCCTGGATGCTGACCGCAGCCCTGCCGCTAGGCATCACCCTAACGGCGATGTGGTGGGTGCCCCCAGGCGACACTCTGCAGCGCACCACGTACTACGCGGTTATGGCGGTGTTGCTGATGACCGCCTACACCAGCGTCAACCTGCCTTACGCCGCCCTCAGCACCGAACTCACTCCCGACACCGCCATTCGCACCCGCCTCAATGCGGCGCGGTTTACCGGATCAATCCTGGCGGGCCTGAGCGGACTGATCGTGGCTTCGGTGGTGCTCACCGAAGGAGGCGGGGGCTATCTGGCCATGGGCCGGATCACCGGCAGCATCGCCGCCACCACCACGCTGCTCTGCTGCTGGGGGCTAGCCCCCTACGCCAAGCGGGCCCAACGGCCGGTGCCCAACAACGAGCCGCCGATGCAGCAGCTGAAGCGGGTGATGACCAACCCCCGTTTCCGCCAGGTGCTGGGGCTGTATCTGCTGCTCTGGTTCGGCCTGCAACTGATGCAGGTGGTGGCCCTGATCTGGCTGGTGCAGGTGGTGCATGTGCCTGCCAACCTCTCCACCTGGATCCTGTTGCCTTTCCAGATCGCCGCCCTGCTGGGGCTTCAGATCTGGAGCAACCTCAGCAACCGTATCGGGCGCGTCGCCACCCTGCGCTGGGGCGCGGGGCTATGGATCAGCGCATGCCTGCTCTCAATGCTGTTCCCGCCCCTGGCGGCGGATCCCGGCCCGCTGCAACTGCTGCCACTGGTGGGGCTGATTGCCCTCGTTGGGGTGGGAGCGGCGACGGCCTATCTGATTCCCTGGTCGCTGCTACCCGACGCGATCGACGCTGACCCAAGCAAACCCGCCGGGCTTTACACCGCCTGGATGGTGTTCGGCCAGAAACTGATCATCGGCCTGACCATGTCGGTGTTCGGCAGCCTGCTCTCACTCACCGGCTACATCTCCGCCAAGGGAGGCAACTGCAGCGGGGCACTGAGTTTCATCGAACAGCCGGATTCAGCCCTGCTGGCGATCAGGCTCTGCATGGGTCTGATTCCCGCCATCCTTGTATTGCTTGGCCTTGTGGTGATGCGAGGCTGGCCCGAGCGTGGAGCCCGTCTGCAGAAGGACACCGGATGA
- the plsY gene encoding glycerol-3-phosphate 1-O-acyltransferase PlsY translates to MILTSLLLLAIGYLLGAIPSGYLAGRWLKGIDLRDCGSGSIGATNVLRNVGKGPALVVFLIDLGKGALAVLLAKSVGLSDWLQVLAGLAALAGHIWPVWLGWKGGKAVATGLGMFLGLAWPVGLACFGLFMAVISIFRIVSFSSVVAAIGLPLLMLLSGGSSAYVVVSLVASLMVLWRHRSNIERLLAGTEPKIGQKAKG, encoded by the coding sequence GTGATCCTCACCTCACTACTGCTGCTGGCCATCGGCTACCTGCTGGGAGCCATCCCCAGCGGCTACCTCGCGGGCCGCTGGCTCAAAGGCATCGACCTGCGCGACTGCGGTTCCGGCAGCATCGGCGCCACCAACGTGCTGCGCAACGTGGGCAAGGGCCCAGCCCTGGTGGTGTTCCTGATTGATCTGGGCAAAGGAGCCCTGGCGGTGCTGCTGGCCAAAAGCGTTGGCCTGAGCGACTGGCTGCAGGTGCTGGCGGGCCTGGCGGCCTTGGCCGGTCACATCTGGCCGGTGTGGCTGGGTTGGAAGGGCGGCAAGGCGGTGGCCACCGGCCTGGGCATGTTCCTGGGGCTGGCCTGGCCGGTAGGGCTGGCCTGCTTTGGCCTGTTCATGGCCGTGATCTCGATCTTCCGGATCGTGTCGTTCTCGAGCGTGGTGGCCGCCATTGGACTGCCGCTGTTGATGCTGCTCTCCGGCGGCAGCAGCGCCTACGTGGTGGTGTCGCTTGTGGCCAGCCTGATGGTTCTCTGGCGTCATCGCAGCAACATCGAGCGGTTGCTGGCGGGAACCGAACCCAAGATCGGGCAGAAAGCCAAGGGCTGA
- a CDS encoding DUF3086 domain-containing protein, whose amino-acid sequence MESTAADAMPDDTDLTPQAPEPEQALAESSGETSTEPPSATSTEPAAAEANPVMELALKDLQERRDALEAEINALSSRKQQLETELKANFAGQSDAIARRVKGFQEYLGGALQDLVQSVENLELVVQPMVVQPSPLDQAADNATAPEKPGESTPPPAVADTFRPDEELIRETLERFLKQPDVYADPWNLRRSIDARDTALLEDWFFNQGGRGAQPSRGTRPRNILVSAALIAVIGELYGDQFQCLVLAGGPERLGEWRRGLQDALGLGREDFGPSSGIVLFERPEALVERADRLEERGEVPLILIDAAERSVEIPVLQFPLWLAFAAGPGERLDNDDLL is encoded by the coding sequence ATGGAGAGCACGGCAGCTGACGCAATGCCCGACGACACCGACCTGACCCCCCAGGCGCCTGAACCGGAGCAGGCCCTGGCGGAATCCAGCGGCGAAACCAGCACAGAACCCCCCAGTGCCACCAGTACCGAGCCCGCCGCTGCAGAAGCCAATCCCGTGATGGAACTGGCCCTCAAGGATCTTCAGGAGCGTCGCGACGCCCTGGAAGCGGAGATCAACGCCCTCAGCTCCCGCAAGCAGCAACTAGAGACTGAACTGAAGGCCAACTTCGCTGGCCAGTCCGACGCCATCGCCCGCCGCGTGAAGGGCTTCCAGGAGTACCTGGGCGGCGCCCTTCAGGACCTGGTTCAGAGCGTGGAAAACCTGGAGCTGGTCGTGCAGCCAATGGTGGTGCAGCCCTCCCCCCTCGATCAGGCGGCAGACAACGCAACGGCGCCGGAGAAGCCCGGTGAGAGCACCCCACCGCCAGCGGTGGCCGACACCTTCCGCCCCGATGAAGAGCTGATCCGTGAGACCCTGGAGCGCTTCCTCAAGCAGCCGGACGTCTACGCCGACCCCTGGAATCTGCGGCGCAGCATCGACGCCCGCGACACGGCCCTGCTGGAGGACTGGTTCTTCAATCAAGGCGGACGTGGCGCCCAGCCCAGCCGCGGCACACGGCCCCGCAACATCCTGGTGAGCGCGGCCCTGATCGCAGTAATCGGTGAGCTGTACGGCGATCAGTTCCAGTGCCTGGTGCTGGCCGGCGGCCCCGAACGGCTCGGTGAATGGCGGCGCGGCCTGCAGGATGCCCTGGGCCTGGGCCGGGAAGACTTCGGCCCCAGCAGCGGCATCGTGCTGTTCGAACGCCCCGAAGCCCTGGTGGAGCGGGCCGACCGGCTGGAGGAGCGGGGCGAAGTGCCCTTGATTTTGATCGATGCGGCCGAGCGCAGCGTCGAAATCCCTGTGCTTCAGTTCCCGCTCTGGCTGGCCTTCGCTGCCGGACCGGGTGAACGCCTCGACAACGACGATCTGCTGTAA
- the pyrF gene encoding orotidine-5'-phosphate decarboxylase — protein sequence MTLHPADPADLIIVALDGMAPEQSLRFAGQVEGLRWVKVGLELFVQAGPAVVAQLREMGLRVFLDLKFHDIPATMAGACRRAAALGAELITVHACAGSEALKAAQAAAEEGAQGAGQPAPTLLAVTVLTSWEEQRLQRELAVAQGIAERVPVLAQLSATAGIGGCVCSPLEAAALRAQHPEPFALVTPGIRPKGFAVGDQARVMGPAEAIAAGASQLVIGRPITKVEDPSAAFAACCGEL from the coding sequence ATGACCTTGCATCCCGCTGACCCCGCCGATCTGATCATCGTGGCTCTCGATGGCATGGCGCCCGAACAGTCGCTGCGCTTTGCCGGCCAGGTGGAAGGGCTGCGCTGGGTGAAGGTGGGCCTGGAGCTGTTTGTGCAGGCCGGCCCGGCGGTGGTGGCCCAGCTGCGCGAGATGGGACTGCGTGTGTTTCTTGATCTCAAATTTCACGACATCCCGGCCACGATGGCTGGTGCTTGCCGGCGGGCAGCGGCGCTGGGGGCCGAACTGATCACAGTGCATGCCTGCGCCGGCAGCGAAGCACTCAAGGCAGCCCAGGCCGCGGCAGAGGAAGGGGCTCAAGGGGCTGGCCAACCCGCCCCCACCTTGCTGGCGGTGACGGTGCTCACCAGTTGGGAAGAGCAACGGCTGCAACGGGAACTCGCCGTTGCCCAGGGCATCGCCGAACGGGTGCCGGTGTTGGCGCAGCTGTCGGCAACCGCCGGCATCGGCGGTTGTGTGTGTTCACCTTTGGAGGCCGCGGCATTGCGGGCTCAGCACCCTGAACCCTTTGCCTTGGTGACGCCAGGCATTCGTCCCAAGGGCTTTGCGGTAGGTGATCAGGCCCGGGTGATGGGGCCGGCTGAGGCGATTGCAGCTGGAGCCAGTCAGCTGGTGATCGGCCGGCCGATCACCAAGGTTGAGGATCCAAGCGCTGCTTTTGCAGCCTGTTGCGGGGAGCTTTGA
- a CDS encoding DUF3119 family protein, with protein MSSTPAPVTLKPDVRLPLLVVALGLALLPLPLSPWPTLVVGLFGLFLLIQSASLRLEFKEDALIVWQNSRELRRFPYDQWLSWRLFALWLPGLFYFRETQSIHFLPILFSPRELREQLELRLGALEVPKDDPEDNTSKSEQ; from the coding sequence ATGAGTTCAACCCCCGCCCCCGTCACCCTCAAGCCGGACGTGCGGCTGCCGTTGCTGGTGGTGGCCCTTGGCCTGGCACTGCTACCGCTGCCGCTCTCGCCCTGGCCCACCTTGGTGGTGGGGCTGTTCGGCCTGTTTCTGCTGATACAGAGCGCCAGCCTGCGGCTGGAATTCAAGGAAGACGCTCTGATCGTGTGGCAGAACAGCCGCGAGCTGCGGCGTTTCCCCTACGACCAATGGCTGAGCTGGCGGCTGTTCGCCCTCTGGCTGCCAGGCCTGTTTTATTTCCGCGAAACCCAGAGCATTCACTTCCTGCCGATCCTGTTCAGCCCCAGGGAGCTGCGGGAACAGCTGGAACTGCGGTTGGGAGCACTTGAAGTACCGAAAGACGACCCGGAAGACAACACGAGCAAAAGCGAGCAGTAG
- a CDS encoding response regulator transcription factor → MRELPRRHRPLLEGCHIVVASADRVLISGLVHSLDGIGSLVGAASTETEALACLRNTAADLLICSDQLERGTGPSLVAAAKAQQPSLRCLMLIQRPLLSTIHAAAKAQCEGLCSHERIGSGGLLSVLRAMESDGSHMDPVIAGVANHDRGSRGAAHPLSDVLSLREEDVLRGLCKGLSNQEIADQLHLSIETTRHCVTGLLRKLDAKSRTQAALIAFQRNLVDPPLPIPRWTRSA, encoded by the coding sequence ATGCGTGAGCTTCCCCGGCGCCATCGGCCCCTGTTGGAGGGGTGCCACATCGTGGTGGCCTCCGCCGATCGCGTCTTGATCAGCGGCCTGGTGCACAGCCTTGATGGCATCGGCTCCCTAGTGGGAGCCGCCAGCACTGAAACAGAAGCACTCGCCTGCCTTCGCAACACAGCAGCTGATCTACTGATCTGCAGCGACCAGCTCGAGCGCGGCACCGGCCCCTCCCTGGTGGCGGCCGCTAAGGCCCAGCAGCCCTCCCTGCGCTGCCTGATGTTGATTCAGCGCCCGTTGCTCAGCACAATTCACGCCGCGGCCAAGGCGCAATGCGAAGGGCTCTGCAGCCATGAACGCATCGGTAGCGGAGGCCTGCTCAGCGTTCTGCGCGCCATGGAGAGCGATGGCAGCCACATGGATCCGGTGATTGCCGGCGTGGCCAACCACGACCGCGGATCCAGAGGCGCCGCCCATCCCCTCAGCGACGTGCTGAGCCTGCGTGAAGAGGACGTGCTGCGCGGGCTCTGCAAGGGCCTCAGCAATCAGGAGATTGCCGATCAGCTGCACCTCTCGATTGAAACCACCAGGCACTGCGTCACGGGGCTGCTGCGCAAACTCGATGCCAAAAGCCGCACCCAGGCGGCGCTGATCGCCTTTCAGCGCAACCTTGTGGATCCACCGCTGCCGATTCCCCGCTGGACCCGCTCAGCCTGA
- a CDS encoding HU family DNA-binding protein has protein sequence MNKADLVNLVAARTELTKTDVSMVVDAAIDTIIDSVVEGKKVSILGFGSFEPRERSARQGLNPKTGEKIAIPAKRVPAFTAGKMFKDRVQG, from the coding sequence ATGAACAAAGCTGATCTGGTGAATCTGGTGGCTGCTCGCACCGAGCTCACCAAGACCGACGTTTCCATGGTTGTCGACGCCGCTATCGACACGATCATCGACTCCGTGGTGGAAGGCAAGAAGGTGTCCATCCTCGGTTTCGGTTCCTTTGAACCCCGTGAGCGTTCCGCCCGTCAGGGTCTGAACCCCAAGACCGGCGAAAAGATCGCTATTCCCGCCAAGCGCGTTCCCGCCTTCACCGCCGGCAAGATGTTCAAGGACCGCGTTCAGGGCTGA
- a CDS encoding DUF1825 family protein, translating to MTFFDSDIVQDEAKRLFSDYQQLMQLGSEYGKFDREGKKKFIETMEELMGRYRVFMKRFELSEDFQAKLTVEQLRTQLNQFGITPEQMFDQMNSTLERMKAQIDQPPSS from the coding sequence ATGACCTTCTTCGATTCCGACATCGTTCAGGACGAAGCCAAGCGCCTGTTCAGCGATTACCAGCAGCTGATGCAGCTGGGCAGTGAGTACGGCAAGTTCGACCGGGAGGGCAAGAAGAAGTTCATCGAGACAATGGAAGAGCTGATGGGCCGCTACAGGGTGTTCATGAAGCGCTTTGAACTCTCGGAGGATTTCCAGGCCAAGCTCACGGTGGAGCAGCTGCGCACCCAGCTCAACCAGTTCGGCATCACCCCCGAGCAGATGTTCGACCAGATGAACTCCACCCTCGAGCGGATGAAGGCGCAGATTGATCAGCCGCCCTCCAGCTGA
- a CDS encoding glycogen-debranching protein translates to MPQRALSGIHPGSSWPLGSSLTRQGVNFVLAAPGADRIELLLYSNGNDRNPERVIELDGRRHRSGDYWHVEVEGVGEGCCYGYRVFGPLAPGGHGFQPSKVLLDPTARAISGWDVYDRVLATGPSPNAHACLKAVVCERDLFDFQAHPRPRHSWQSTVIYELHVGGFTRREDAGVAVEHRGTYLGLIEKLPYLKELGITAVELLPVFCFDPADAPPGRDNVWGYSPLSWFTPHHDYCCSRDPLQARHEVRQLVAACHDAGIEVLLDVVYNHTTEGNRHGPTLSWRGCSDNVYYHQNEDGDYQDVSGCGNSIAANAPITTQLILESMRCWALELGVDGFRFDLGIALSRGDQLKPLNEPPLFAAMEADPQLSDLKLVSEPWDCGGLYRLDDFPAKRIGTWNGHFRDGVRRFWKGDDHSTWSLAQRFKGSPDLYDGKPVALGSSVNFITAHDGFTLADLVSYNRKHNLANGEDNRDGENHNNSWNHGIEGPSSNALVQSLRRRQQRNLLSSLLLARGVPMLLMGDEVGRSQGGNNNSWCQNSPLGWMVWDEDHCDLELKQFLQRLLRLRQALPQLFNPLVPPRESNRKSAEQPSEQRSDLWRQWHGVNLAKPDWAAWSRTTATSLHRGSRGALLWMGFNAYKESLSFELPVPASPWKRVIDTSLPSPKDFPAEPARFSGVEIPLQSRSFVLLIAEEEASGLRL, encoded by the coding sequence ATGCCCCAACGGGCCTTGAGTGGCATTCACCCCGGTTCTTCATGGCCCCTGGGCAGCAGCCTCACCAGGCAAGGTGTGAACTTTGTGCTGGCAGCTCCCGGGGCCGACCGCATTGAATTGCTGCTCTACAGCAACGGCAACGATCGCAACCCAGAGCGGGTGATCGAACTGGACGGTCGACGTCACCGCTCGGGCGACTACTGGCACGTAGAAGTGGAAGGAGTCGGCGAAGGCTGCTGTTACGGCTACCGGGTCTTCGGGCCGCTGGCGCCGGGTGGCCATGGCTTCCAGCCCTCCAAAGTGCTGCTGGACCCCACCGCCCGTGCCATCAGTGGCTGGGACGTTTACGACAGGGTGCTGGCCACCGGCCCCTCACCCAACGCCCATGCTTGCCTCAAGGCGGTGGTGTGCGAACGGGATCTGTTCGATTTTCAGGCCCATCCGCGCCCGCGCCACAGCTGGCAAAGCACGGTGATCTACGAGCTGCACGTGGGGGGCTTTACCCGCCGCGAGGATGCCGGGGTCGCCGTGGAACACCGCGGCACCTACCTGGGCTTGATTGAGAAGTTGCCCTACCTAAAGGAGCTGGGCATTACGGCGGTGGAGTTGTTGCCGGTGTTCTGCTTCGACCCGGCCGATGCCCCCCCGGGGCGCGACAACGTGTGGGGGTACAGCCCCCTGAGCTGGTTCACACCCCACCACGACTACTGCTGCAGTCGCGATCCATTGCAAGCCCGCCATGAGGTGCGCCAACTGGTAGCCGCATGCCATGACGCCGGCATCGAAGTGCTGCTGGATGTGGTCTACAACCACACCACCGAGGGCAACCGCCATGGCCCCACCCTGAGCTGGCGGGGTTGTTCCGACAACGTCTACTACCACCAAAACGAGGACGGCGACTATCAGGATGTGAGCGGCTGCGGCAACTCGATCGCCGCCAATGCGCCGATCACCACCCAGCTAATCCTCGAGTCGATGCGCTGCTGGGCCCTGGAACTGGGTGTGGATGGCTTCCGCTTCGATCTGGGCATTGCCCTGAGCCGCGGCGACCAGCTCAAACCCCTGAATGAGCCGCCCCTGTTCGCGGCGATGGAGGCCGACCCACAGCTGAGTGACCTCAAATTGGTAAGCGAACCGTGGGACTGCGGCGGCCTTTATCGGCTGGACGACTTCCCCGCCAAGCGGATCGGCACCTGGAACGGCCATTTCCGCGACGGGGTGCGGCGCTTCTGGAAAGGGGACGACCACAGCACCTGGAGCCTGGCCCAGCGGTTCAAGGGCAGCCCCGATCTCTATGACGGCAAGCCCGTGGCCCTGGGGAGTTCGGTGAACTTCATCACCGCCCACGACGGCTTCACCCTGGCGGATCTGGTGAGCTACAACCGCAAGCACAACCTGGCCAACGGCGAAGACAACCGGGACGGCGAGAACCACAACAACAGCTGGAACCACGGCATCGAAGGTCCCAGCAGCAATGCCCTGGTGCAAAGCCTGCGGCGGCGTCAGCAACGCAACCTGCTCAGCTCGCTGCTGCTGGCCCGTGGCGTGCCGATGCTGCTGATGGGCGATGAAGTGGGCCGCAGCCAAGGTGGCAACAACAACAGTTGGTGCCAGAACAGCCCCCTGGGCTGGATGGTCTGGGATGAAGACCACTGCGACCTGGAACTCAAGCAGTTTCTGCAGCGGCTTCTGCGGCTGCGCCAGGCCCTGCCGCAACTGTTTAATCCATTGGTGCCGCCACGGGAGAGCAACCGCAAATCAGCGGAACAACCATCGGAGCAGCGAAGCGATCTCTGGCGCCAATGGCACGGGGTGAACCTGGCCAAACCCGACTGGGCCGCCTGGAGCCGCACGACGGCCACCAGCCTCCACCGCGGCAGCCGCGGGGCCCTGCTGTGGATGGGCTTCAACGCTTACAAGGAAAGTCTCAGCTTTGAGTTGCCGGTTCCGGCCTCCCCCTGGAAACGGGTGATCGACACCTCGTTGCCCAGCCCCAAGGATTTTCCAGCCGAGCCTGCCAGGTTCAGCGGCGTTGAGATTCCCTTGCAGAGCCGGAGCTTCGTGCTGCTGATCGCCGAAGAGGAAGCCTCAGGCCTGCGGTTGTGA
- a CDS encoding ABC transporter permease, translated as MNTPRSIKRLGTSLLIGGQAVAATLRGRINRGELFEQMLEAGPGSLLIVLIISVAAGSVFNIQVAAELTRQGAGSTVGGILAIGLAREIAPLLTSCLLAGKVATAYAAQLGTMKVTEQIDAITMLRTDPVEYLVVPRMIAMVVMAPVQCFFFFFVAVWSGQLTSTALYNIPPAVFWTSVQTWMNPLDLPFMLVKALVFGLIIATVACGWGLTTRGGPKEVGTSTTGAVVMILILVALMDVVLTQVLFGA; from the coding sequence ATGAACACTCCTCGTTCCATCAAACGCCTGGGCACCAGCCTGCTGATCGGAGGCCAGGCCGTGGCGGCCACCCTGCGCGGTCGCATCAATCGGGGCGAGCTGTTTGAGCAAATGTTGGAGGCCGGCCCGGGCAGCCTGCTGATCGTGCTGATCATCTCGGTGGCCGCCGGCTCGGTGTTCAACATCCAGGTGGCCGCAGAACTCACCCGCCAGGGAGCGGGATCAACGGTGGGCGGCATCCTGGCGATCGGCCTGGCACGGGAGATCGCGCCCCTGCTCACCTCCTGCCTGCTGGCCGGCAAGGTGGCCACCGCCTACGCCGCCCAGTTGGGGACGATGAAGGTGACTGAACAGATCGATGCGATCACCATGCTGCGCACCGACCCGGTGGAGTACCTGGTGGTGCCCCGGATGATCGCGATGGTGGTGATGGCTCCGGTGCAGTGCTTCTTCTTCTTCTTCGTGGCGGTGTGGTCGGGCCAACTCACCAGTACGGCCCTCTACAACATCCCGCCGGCGGTTTTCTGGACCTCGGTGCAGACCTGGATGAACCCGCTGGACCTGCCGTTCATGCTGGTGAAAGCCCTGGTGTTCGGGCTGATCATCGCCACGGTGGCCTGCGGCTGGGGCCTGACCACCCGCGGCGGTCCCAAGGAAGTGGGCACCAGCACCACCGGCGCGGTGGTGATGATCCTGATCCTGGTGGCCCTGATGGATGTCGTTCTCACCCAGGTGCTGTTCGGAGCATGA
- the tyrS gene encoding tyrosine--tRNA ligase gives MPDSIPSLPDWLSRGMADLFPAGDPSDADQALAARLVQAEKEGRPLRVKLGIDPTGSNIHLGHSILFRKLRAFQDAGHKAVLIIGDFTARIGDPTGKCATRVQLTKEQVAANASTYLRQLGQDQPKETALLDFETPGRLEVRYNSEWLEGMDLPAVIGLLGTGTVGQMLAKDDFSKRYGSGTPIALHEFLYPLLQGFDSVAVNADVELGGTDQKFNVAMGRDLQRHFNKGTQFGLLLPILVGLDGVQKMSKSLGNVVGLEEDPLSMYSKLEKVGDAAIDDYVTLLTDLHLTSLPENPREKQKAMALAVTASRHGIEAAQKAQSDAATLVGGSGDAGADVPEASLAEVNFPAKAFYLFSAVGICASSSEARRQIKGGAARLEGEKITDPNQEFASAAELEGKVLQLGKKTFRRLVG, from the coding sequence ATGCCGGACTCCATCCCGTCGTTGCCGGATTGGCTGTCCCGGGGCATGGCCGACCTGTTCCCGGCCGGGGATCCCAGTGATGCGGATCAGGCCCTGGCGGCCCGGTTGGTCCAGGCCGAAAAGGAAGGCCGGCCGCTGCGGGTGAAGCTGGGCATCGATCCCACCGGCAGCAACATCCATCTGGGCCACAGCATTCTGTTCCGCAAGTTGCGGGCCTTCCAGGACGCGGGCCACAAGGCCGTTCTGATCATCGGCGATTTCACGGCGCGGATCGGTGATCCCACCGGCAAGTGCGCCACGCGGGTGCAGCTCACCAAGGAGCAGGTGGCCGCCAACGCCTCCACCTATCTGCGCCAGTTGGGACAGGACCAGCCCAAGGAAACGGCGCTGCTCGATTTCGAAACCCCCGGCCGCCTGGAGGTGCGATACAACTCCGAGTGGCTGGAGGGCATGGACCTACCGGCGGTGATTGGCCTGCTCGGCACCGGCACAGTTGGTCAGATGCTGGCCAAGGACGACTTCTCCAAGCGCTACGGCAGCGGCACCCCAATCGCCCTGCATGAGTTTCTCTACCCGCTGCTGCAGGGCTTCGACTCGGTGGCGGTGAATGCGGATGTGGAGCTGGGCGGCACCGATCAGAAGTTCAACGTGGCCATGGGCCGCGACCTGCAGCGCCACTTCAACAAAGGCACCCAGTTCGGCCTGCTGCTGCCGATTTTGGTGGGTCTGGATGGGGTGCAGAAGATGAGCAAGAGCCTTGGCAACGTGGTGGGGCTGGAGGAGGATCCGCTGTCGATGTACTCCAAGTTGGAGAAGGTCGGCGATGCGGCGATCGACGACTACGTCACGTTGCTGACCGATCTGCATCTGACTTCTTTGCCTGAAAACCCGCGCGAGAAGCAGAAGGCGATGGCCCTGGCGGTGACCGCCAGCCGCCATGGCATCGAAGCCGCCCAGAAGGCCCAGAGCGATGCCGCCACCCTGGTGGGGGGCAGTGGTGATGCTGGCGCTGATGTGCCCGAAGCGTCGCTTGCCGAGGTGAATTTCCCGGCCAAGGCCTTTTATCTGTTCAGTGCCGTGGGGATCTGCGCTAGCAGCAGCGAGGCCCGCCGTCAGATCAAGGGTGGTGCGGCCCGACTGGAGGGGGAAAAGATCACCGACCCCAACCAGGAGTTCGCTTCAGCGGCGGAGCTGGAGGGCAAGGTGTTGCAATTGGGCAAGAAAACCTTCCGTCGTTTGGTGGGCTGA